From one Microbacter margulisiae genomic stretch:
- a CDS encoding glycosyltransferase family 39 protein, producing MENNYPLQENLYLPKYFSSKAIAAFFLALVGTNLLFYNRLLPFQWMIFAIIEAVGFFYFTQILSKRWRSSSVKRFEKRLFINSLVLHAIWVVFAYFFYIWMSGQPFEFAAADSHGYVTHGMAFADMIRNGQFLAIFANKGMDVSDMGFPLWLSFLDLTVGPSLLVQRLIHAIFSAWTAVLLYRLTTRNFGESAGRLAGIMFMLLPNFFFYVGIHLKETMMIFFVVAFAENADQLIRGEKLKPKAFILTIVLTLVFFLFRTALGITAIFALMTALVFSKGQNIKKWGKRIIIGVWVVAALSVFLSARMSNEIHELYEYRNADQATSMKYRAIEKGGNSFARYGTMALFAPMIITLPFPTFTLANDEQKNQMMFSGGYFDRNVYSFFVLLALFLLIRRKQWREHLFIITFFVTYLLIIAKSAFAMSERFHLPAVPFLLAMAAYGMTQTGKKERKWFIPFLAFIVFLVIGWNWFKLAGRGIA from the coding sequence ATGGAAAACAACTATCCCTTACAAGAAAATCTTTATCTGCCAAAATATTTCAGTTCAAAAGCCATTGCCGCTTTTTTTCTGGCTCTCGTAGGGACAAACTTATTGTTTTATAATCGGTTATTGCCATTTCAGTGGATGATATTTGCTATCATCGAAGCAGTTGGCTTTTTCTATTTCACACAAATCCTTTCCAAACGTTGGCGGTCAAGCAGTGTAAAACGCTTTGAAAAACGCCTATTTATCAACTCTTTGGTTCTACATGCCATATGGGTTGTATTTGCGTATTTCTTCTATATCTGGATGAGCGGGCAACCCTTTGAATTTGCGGCAGCTGATTCACATGGATACGTGACACATGGAATGGCATTTGCTGATATGATCAGAAATGGACAATTTCTTGCCATTTTTGCCAATAAAGGAATGGATGTATCCGATATGGGATTTCCTTTGTGGCTATCATTCCTTGACCTGACTGTTGGCCCGTCTTTACTGGTTCAAAGATTAATCCATGCTATTTTCAGCGCCTGGACGGCTGTTTTACTTTACCGGTTGACAACCCGCAATTTTGGAGAGTCTGCCGGAAGACTCGCAGGCATCATGTTTATGCTGCTCCCAAACTTTTTCTTTTACGTTGGTATTCATCTTAAAGAAACAATGATGATTTTCTTTGTAGTAGCTTTTGCTGAAAATGCAGACCAACTAATCCGGGGAGAAAAACTAAAACCTAAAGCATTTATTCTTACCATCGTACTTACTCTGGTATTCTTCCTGTTTCGTACTGCACTTGGGATTACTGCTATTTTTGCTTTAATGACTGCACTGGTTTTTTCAAAAGGACAAAACATCAAGAAATGGGGAAAAAGAATTATCATAGGAGTTTGGGTAGTTGCGGCTCTAAGCGTTTTTCTTTCTGCCAGAATGTCGAATGAAATTCATGAATTATACGAATATAGGAATGCTGACCAAGCTACCAGCATGAAATACAGAGCTATTGAAAAAGGGGGCAATTCATTTGCCCGTTACGGCACCATGGCGCTTTTTGCCCCGATGATCATCACACTTCCATTCCCAACCTTCACGTTAGCAAACGATGAACAAAAAAATCAGATGATGTTTTCCGGTGGATATTTCGACCGCAATGTGTATAGTTTTTTTGTTCTGCTTGCCCTCTTTTTGCTAATACGAAGGAAACAATGGAGAGAACACCTTTTTATCATTACTTTCTTTGTTACCTATCTGCTCATTATCGCCAAAAGTGCTTTTGCCATGTCCGAGCGATTTCATTTACCAGCAGTTCCTTTCCTTTTAGCCATGGCAGCATATGGCATGACCCAAACCGGGAAAAAGGAGCGAAAATGGTTTATCCCGTTTTTGGCGTTTATCGTTTTCCTAGTGATTGGATGGAACTGGTTTAAGCTCGCCGGGCGCGGTATTGCCTGA
- the fabG gene encoding 3-oxoacyl-[acyl-carrier-protein] reductase, protein MKLLAGKVALITGAARGIGKAIALRFAEEGANIAFTDLAYDDIAKATENELTAFGVKAKMYASNAANFDDTHTVVAEIVKEFGQIDILVNNAGITRDGLMMRMTEQQWDMVINVNLKSAFNFTHAVIPTMVRQKKGSIINMSSVVGVSGNAGQANYSASKAGMIGLAKSIAKEFGSRNIRANAIAPGFIETEMTHALTDEQRAKWTEVIPLKRGGTPDEVAKVSLFLASDLSSYVSGQVIHVCGGMNT, encoded by the coding sequence ATGAAACTTTTAGCAGGAAAAGTAGCGCTTATCACAGGAGCTGCAAGAGGAATAGGAAAGGCAATTGCATTACGATTTGCTGAAGAAGGAGCAAATATCGCATTTACTGATTTGGCATATGACGACATAGCCAAAGCTACCGAAAATGAACTAACCGCATTTGGCGTAAAAGCCAAAATGTATGCTTCAAACGCGGCAAATTTTGACGATACACATACAGTAGTGGCTGAGATTGTCAAAGAATTCGGACAGATTGATATTTTGGTCAATAATGCCGGCATCACACGCGATGGATTGATGATGCGTATGACCGAACAACAATGGGACATGGTAATCAATGTCAATCTGAAATCAGCCTTTAATTTTACACATGCCGTTATTCCTACAATGGTTCGCCAAAAAAAGGGCAGCATTATCAATATGAGTTCCGTTGTTGGTGTTTCCGGAAATGCAGGTCAAGCAAATTATTCTGCCTCAAAAGCCGGTATGATTGGATTAGCAAAGTCAATTGCCAAAGAATTTGGTTCACGTAATATTCGTGCAAACGCCATTGCTCCTGGATTTATTGAAACGGAAATGACACATGCACTTACAGACGAACAACGTGCAAAATGGACGGAAGTTATTCCATTAAAACGTGGCGGAACTCCTGACGAAGTTGCCAAGGTATCGCTTTTTCTGGCTTCCGATCTGTCATCTTATGTATCAGGACAGGTAATCCACGTTTGTGGTGGAATGAACACTTAA
- a CDS encoding alpha-isopropylmalate synthase regulatory domain-containing protein: MNINMQPTIEIMDTTLRDGEQTSGVSFAVNEKLSIARLLLEEVQVDRIEIASARVSKGEQEAVARIINWGKARGYLSRIEVLGFVDGTITVDWMKETKAAVLNLLCKGSLKHVTAQLHRTPEEHIADIKQVIHYAEQNNIQVNVYLEDWSNGIQHSPDYVYFMMDHLLQLPIMRFMLPDTLGILNPYQTGIYCKDMIDRYPSAHFDFHAHNDYDFAVANSFAAVMVGVHGIHATVNGLGERAGNTPLSSVMAVLTDHLHAKLRTKEDRIAHVSKIVESYSGIRIPANKPIIGENVFTQCAGIHADGDNKNNLYYNDLLPERFGRERSYALGKTSGKANIRKNLESLGIELDDASMKLLTQHIIELGDKKELVSMEDLPYIISDLLHSEEVDENIRVLNYSLSVAQGLKPVATIKIDIKGVVYQRTAVGDGQYDAFMKALWQIYDSLKKPHPILIDYEVTIPPGGSTDAFVQTVITWKFNDRTFKTRALDPDQTEAAIKATIKMLNLIETM, encoded by the coding sequence ATGAACATAAACATGCAGCCGACCATCGAAATTATGGACACTACGCTACGCGATGGAGAACAAACATCCGGCGTATCGTTTGCTGTCAACGAAAAGCTGAGCATTGCCCGTCTCTTACTGGAAGAAGTACAAGTAGATCGTATCGAAATCGCATCTGCCCGTGTTTCCAAAGGAGAACAGGAAGCAGTAGCCCGCATCATCAACTGGGGAAAAGCAAGAGGCTATTTGTCGAGAATCGAAGTTTTAGGATTCGTAGACGGAACGATCACGGTAGATTGGATGAAAGAAACCAAAGCTGCGGTACTTAATCTGCTGTGCAAAGGATCCCTGAAACACGTCACCGCACAATTACATCGTACCCCCGAAGAGCATATCGCTGATATTAAACAAGTTATCCATTATGCTGAACAAAATAACATTCAGGTAAACGTTTATTTAGAGGACTGGTCCAACGGGATTCAACATTCTCCCGATTACGTATATTTTATGATGGATCATCTTCTCCAGCTACCCATCATGCGCTTTATGCTACCCGACACATTAGGCATTTTAAATCCTTATCAAACGGGAATTTATTGCAAAGACATGATTGATCGCTATCCTTCAGCACATTTTGATTTCCATGCGCACAATGATTATGATTTTGCTGTGGCGAATTCATTTGCTGCAGTAATGGTGGGAGTCCATGGCATACACGCCACTGTCAACGGACTTGGTGAACGGGCAGGTAATACGCCGCTATCAAGCGTAATGGCAGTCCTAACCGACCACTTACATGCCAAGCTGCGCACAAAAGAAGATCGCATTGCCCACGTTAGTAAAATCGTGGAAAGTTATTCCGGAATTCGTATTCCGGCCAACAAACCCATCATCGGAGAAAATGTCTTCACACAATGTGCCGGTATTCATGCTGATGGTGATAATAAAAACAATCTATATTATAATGACTTATTGCCTGAACGCTTTGGACGTGAACGTTCTTACGCTTTAGGAAAAACTTCAGGGAAAGCCAATATCCGGAAAAATCTGGAAAGCCTGGGGATTGAACTGGATGACGCTTCCATGAAGCTCTTGACTCAGCATATTATTGAATTAGGAGATAAAAAAGAATTAGTCTCTATGGAAGACCTGCCTTATATTATCTCCGATTTATTACATAGTGAGGAAGTAGACGAAAATATTCGTGTCCTAAATTATTCCTTATCCGTTGCACAGGGATTAAAACCCGTTGCAACGATTAAAATAGACATTAAAGGAGTTGTATATCAACGGACTGCCGTTGGCGATGGTCAATACGATGCATTTATGAAAGCACTCTGGCAAATCTATGATAGCTTAAAGAAACCGCATCCAATCCTCATTGATTACGAAGTCACGATTCCTCCAGGTGGAAGTACTGACGCATTTGTACAGACTGTAATCACATGGAAATTTAATGACAGGACATTCAAAACAAGAGCATTAGATCCGGATCAAACTGAAGCCGCTATCAAAGCAACTATTAAAATGCTGAATCTCATCGAAACTATGTAA
- a CDS encoding ISAon1 family transposase, whose protein sequence is MHYYLDGKQLQEQYKDYLSDYHQWDQKSHAHQWLLYPDNVDRFLSIDETSLSNGELYTLVTNKAAKGGKGTIVAMVRGTKAEDIVAVLNKLPKRVRWKVREVTMDMAANMEYVIKICFPQASRVTDRFHVQQLAYDAVQELRIKHRWNALDRETIDMALAKACGRKYNPPVLANGDTLKQLLARSRYLLFKKPTAWTYSQKTRAEILFELYPDLKKAYHFSLQLGAIYHQTKDKGVAFAKLAQWYDRVDNSGILSFGSITRTIQSHYLTILNYFNHRSTNASAESFNAKIKAFRASFRGVRDVNFFLFRLTKIYA, encoded by the coding sequence GTGCATTATTATCTGGATGGAAAGCAGTTGCAAGAGCAATACAAGGACTATCTGAGTGATTATCATCAGTGGGATCAAAAATCTCATGCTCACCAATGGCTGCTTTATCCGGATAATGTAGACCGTTTCTTAAGTATAGATGAAACTAGCTTGTCTAACGGAGAACTATATACTCTTGTTACCAACAAAGCGGCAAAAGGAGGTAAAGGAACCATTGTGGCTATGGTTCGGGGAACTAAGGCAGAGGATATTGTCGCGGTTCTCAACAAGCTGCCAAAGCGTGTCAGGTGGAAAGTCCGGGAAGTTACCATGGATATGGCAGCCAATATGGAATACGTGATCAAAATTTGCTTTCCCCAAGCCAGTAGAGTGACCGACAGGTTTCATGTTCAACAGTTGGCTTATGATGCCGTTCAGGAGCTCAGAATTAAACATCGTTGGAATGCACTGGACAGGGAAACGATCGATATGGCATTAGCGAAAGCCTGCGGAAGGAAATACAATCCACCGGTTCTGGCAAACGGAGACACTCTCAAGCAACTACTGGCGCGTAGCAGATATTTGTTGTTTAAGAAACCCACAGCATGGACATATTCTCAGAAAACAAGAGCTGAAATTCTTTTTGAACTGTATCCTGACCTAAAGAAAGCATATCATTTTTCCTTGCAATTGGGGGCTATTTACCATCAAACAAAAGACAAAGGAGTAGCTTTTGCTAAACTGGCACAGTGGTATGATAGGGTTGATAACTCAGGTATTTTGTCATTTGGAAGCATCACCAGAACCATTCAATCACATTATTTGACGATCCTGAATTATTTTAATCACAGAAGTACAAATGCTTCTGCAGAATCATTCAATGCCAAAATCAAAGCTTTTAGGGCATCTTTCAGAGGCGTGAGAGATGTGAATTTTTTCCTTTTCAGACTAACAAAAATTTATGCTTAA
- a CDS encoding DUF4271 domain-containing protein yields the protein MSYTTPDTTSFYISQRIAPMDTLWGRYGTNIYLRTQSTCPVIIQQTGFEGINIHSGLFSYNVSSGIFLLIGVIYAYLIPRATKIFKDGARAVFQKKMGRSSLFEEELGAIEFRYRLVLLFLGVLGFTTFLYPFAASFFPHADIVLGFVILAVTFIGVLLFFGIKWLSFRLLEFVFFASDRRALQFRSAYFSMLVGLGFCILPLMTAESFVSIGLSGIFNTIILILCGIFFFLILYKIVQLFWNWHDSIFYILLYLCTLEILPVLVSLQMLKQLSFVLQIK from the coding sequence ATGAGTTATACTACTCCTGATACAACTTCCTTTTATATTTCGCAAAGAATAGCTCCTATGGATACCTTATGGGGACGGTATGGGACGAATATTTATTTGCGTACTCAATCGACATGTCCGGTAATAATTCAGCAAACCGGATTTGAAGGCATCAATATTCATTCCGGCTTGTTTTCCTACAACGTTTCGTCGGGTATTTTTTTATTAATAGGTGTGATATATGCCTATCTGATACCACGTGCTACCAAAATTTTTAAAGATGGTGCCCGTGCAGTGTTTCAGAAAAAAATGGGCAGGAGTTCTTTGTTCGAGGAAGAATTAGGAGCGATCGAATTCAGGTATCGGCTTGTTTTGTTGTTTTTAGGGGTTCTGGGATTTACCACTTTCTTATATCCTTTCGCCGCATCGTTTTTTCCTCATGCTGATATTGTGTTAGGATTCGTAATATTAGCAGTCACTTTCATTGGCGTGTTGCTGTTTTTTGGCATAAAATGGTTGTCATTCCGACTGCTGGAATTCGTATTTTTTGCTTCAGATAGACGGGCTTTGCAGTTTCGGAGCGCTTATTTCTCCATGTTGGTTGGTTTAGGTTTTTGTATCCTACCTTTAATGACAGCAGAAAGTTTTGTTTCCATAGGCTTATCGGGAATATTTAATACTATTATATTGATTTTGTGCGGAATATTTTTCTTTTTGATTTTATATAAAATAGTCCAACTTTTTTGGAATTGGCATGATTCAATTTTCTATATTTTATTGTACCTTTGCACACTTGAAATTTTGCCAGTTTTAGTGAGCTTGCAAATGCTTAAACAATTGAGTTTTGTCTTACAAATAAAGTGA
- the mazG gene encoding nucleoside triphosphate pyrophosphohydrolase produces the protein MNTNIDAALKSFERLLLIMDELREKCPWDREQTLESLRTLTIEETYELADAITKNNTKELKKEIGDLLLHIVFYAKIGSETNDFTLDQIIDGLNEKLIYRHPHIFGETQAETSNDVKENWEKLKLKEKGGNKTVLAGIPKSMPSLIKAYRLQDKARGVGFDWKQREDVWEKVAEELGELQTEIAQADAEKSEAEFGDFLFSIINAARLYNINPDNALERTNTKFIQRFNYLEEQTIQKGIDLKHLTLEQMNIIWNEAKTKGL, from the coding sequence ATGAACACAAATATTGATGCTGCTTTAAAATCATTCGAGCGATTGTTACTTATCATGGACGAACTTCGGGAAAAATGTCCATGGGACAGAGAACAAACACTCGAAAGTCTACGTACGTTAACAATAGAAGAAACATACGAACTGGCGGACGCCATCACAAAAAACAATACGAAAGAACTCAAAAAAGAGATTGGAGATTTACTTTTACATATCGTCTTTTACGCCAAGATAGGGAGTGAGACAAATGACTTTACACTCGACCAAATCATTGATGGGCTCAACGAAAAACTTATTTACCGTCACCCTCATATTTTTGGAGAGACACAGGCAGAAACATCCAATGATGTAAAAGAGAATTGGGAAAAGCTGAAATTAAAAGAAAAAGGAGGAAATAAAACTGTTTTAGCAGGAATTCCCAAATCTATGCCTTCCTTAATCAAAGCCTATCGTTTACAAGACAAGGCTCGCGGGGTAGGGTTTGACTGGAAACAACGGGAAGATGTTTGGGAGAAAGTGGCTGAAGAACTTGGAGAATTGCAAACAGAAATTGCACAGGCAGATGCAGAAAAAAGCGAAGCCGAATTTGGAGATTTCCTATTCAGCATCATTAACGCTGCCCGTTTATACAACATTAATCCTGACAATGCATTAGAGAGAACTAACACCAAATTTATTCAGCGCTTCAATTATTTGGAAGAACAAACCATTCAGAAAGGCATTGACCTAAAACATCTGACTTTAGAGCAAATGAATATTATCTGGAACGAAGCAAAGACCAAAGGTCTTTAA
- a CDS encoding manganese efflux pump MntP family protein translates to MDTVSVSVAAGCSKQPLKIGTILRFALVLAVMQGGMPVLGWFLGEHVADLLSHIDHWIAFGLLTWIGGKMVYDGIIEYHHPHKKKSLRLNSYKFLFTLGIATSIDAFAVGFTFAALHQTIWLPVFIITLTTLAFALLGIFVGRKIGNHFQNYAEIVGGLLLIGIGIKIVIEHLSIH, encoded by the coding sequence ATGGATACTGTGTCAGTATCAGTCGCAGCAGGATGTAGCAAGCAGCCTTTAAAAATAGGAACAATTCTACGCTTTGCATTGGTTTTAGCTGTTATGCAAGGCGGGATGCCTGTTTTAGGATGGTTTCTTGGAGAACATGTTGCCGATCTTTTGTCACATATTGACCATTGGATTGCATTCGGCCTGCTGACCTGGATAGGAGGCAAGATGGTGTATGATGGCATCATCGAATATCATCATCCACATAAAAAGAAATCACTCCGGCTTAATTCCTATAAATTTCTTTTCACGTTAGGTATCGCAACCAGTATTGATGCTTTTGCCGTAGGATTCACATTTGCAGCGCTTCATCAAACGATTTGGTTGCCAGTTTTCATTATCACTTTGACTACACTCGCTTTTGCTTTGCTGGGCATTTTTGTAGGGAGGAAAATAGGAAATCATTTTCAGAACTATGCTGAGATAGTCGGGGGCCTCTTACTTATCGGGATTGGCATAAAGATTGTCATTGAGCATTTGTCAATCCATTAA
- a CDS encoding ISAon1 family transposase N-terminal region protein produces the protein MEKETELKSAEHQLLELILPEGILEYFEIKSVRNIGIGYAVYLEEKPDIPSEYAGEPLRCHGFHQEQTIHDFPIRGKVFDLKIKCRRWLNANTNQVVSRNWELTAKGTRFTQEFAAFLKELPGYSSHKC, from the coding sequence ATGGAAAAAGAGACAGAATTAAAGTCAGCGGAACATCAGTTGTTGGAGTTAATATTGCCAGAAGGGATCCTGGAGTATTTTGAAATAAAATCAGTTAGGAACATTGGGATAGGTTATGCGGTTTATCTTGAAGAAAAGCCTGATATTCCTTCAGAGTATGCAGGAGAACCTCTTCGTTGTCATGGCTTTCATCAGGAACAAACCATACATGATTTTCCAATACGAGGAAAGGTATTTGATTTGAAGATTAAGTGTCGAAGGTGGTTGAATGCCAATACAAACCAAGTGGTTAGCCGAAATTGGGAACTTACGGCAAAAGGAACGCGATTTACACAGGAATTCGCGGCTTTTTTAAAAGAATTACCTGGATATTCATCCCATAAGTGCTAA
- a CDS encoding TIGR00730 family Rossman fold protein, with the protein MKTVSVYCASSSKALPSYYEAAAKAGECFAKAKIRVVFGGGKAGLMGAMADGLLQNGGHATGVIPRFMCDEGWHHDGLTELKIVETMHERKALMAAMADAVVAMPGGIGTFDELFEIITWKQLGLFNKPIVILNTNNYFRYFLQLIQHAESEKFIRNEHRQIWQVVETPEEVLPAIENAMIWPDDARQFAAV; encoded by the coding sequence GTGAAAACAGTTTCTGTATATTGTGCCTCAAGTAGCAAAGCCTTGCCGAGTTATTATGAAGCGGCAGCCAAGGCAGGAGAGTGTTTTGCGAAAGCAAAAATCCGGGTTGTCTTTGGTGGTGGTAAAGCTGGATTGATGGGAGCTATGGCTGATGGCTTATTGCAGAACGGAGGGCATGCAACAGGTGTGATTCCTCGTTTTATGTGCGATGAGGGATGGCATCATGATGGATTGACTGAATTGAAAATCGTTGAAACTATGCATGAACGAAAGGCATTGATGGCTGCGATGGCAGATGCCGTTGTTGCAATGCCCGGAGGCATCGGTACTTTTGACGAGCTTTTTGAAATTATTACATGGAAGCAGCTGGGATTATTCAATAAACCGATTGTTATTTTGAATACCAATAACTATTTCCGCTATTTTCTTCAACTTATACAACATGCTGAATCAGAAAAATTTATTCGAAACGAACATCGCCAAATCTGGCAAGTGGTAGAAACCCCCGAGGAGGTATTACCTGCTATTGAGAATGCTATGATTTGGCCTGATGATGCACGCCAATTTGCTGCTGTTTAA
- a CDS encoding uroporphyrinogen-III synthase codes for MKVKKILVSQPPPTSEKSPYFDIIEKYGVKIDFRPFIKVEPVTAKEFRQQKVAILDHTAVVFTSKTGIDHFFRICQEMRITVSESMKYFCVSESVALYLQKYIQYRKRKVFYGATGKLADLFSIISKHLEESYLVVLSDVHNEEILLLLEKNKVQFHVGIMYRTVSNEFSQDEEFNYDLLIFFSPQGVASLLKNFPNFEQGEIKIATFGATTAQAIRDAGLQLEIEAPRPEAPSMTAALELFLKENHKNNKK; via the coding sequence TTGAAGGTAAAGAAAATTCTGGTTTCACAACCACCGCCAACATCTGAAAAGTCTCCATATTTTGACATTATTGAGAAATATGGAGTGAAGATTGATTTCCGTCCTTTTATAAAGGTAGAACCGGTAACGGCGAAAGAGTTTAGACAACAAAAAGTTGCTATTTTAGATCATACTGCTGTTGTGTTTACGTCAAAGACCGGCATAGATCATTTCTTCCGTATTTGTCAGGAAATGAGGATTACTGTTTCAGAATCCATGAAATATTTTTGTGTTTCTGAATCTGTTGCTCTTTATTTGCAAAAGTATATTCAGTACAGGAAGAGAAAAGTATTTTATGGGGCGACAGGTAAATTGGCTGACTTGTTTTCTATCATTTCCAAACATTTAGAAGAATCTTATCTGGTAGTGCTTTCCGATGTTCATAATGAGGAGATTCTTCTTTTATTGGAAAAGAATAAAGTTCAGTTCCATGTCGGTATTATGTATCGGACTGTGAGCAATGAATTTTCTCAGGATGAGGAATTTAATTATGATTTGTTGATTTTCTTCAGTCCCCAGGGAGTCGCTTCTCTATTGAAAAACTTTCCAAATTTCGAGCAGGGAGAGATCAAGATTGCCACTTTTGGAGCGACAACTGCGCAAGCTATTCGAGATGCTGGGTTGCAACTTGAAATAGAAGCTCCCCGTCCCGAAGCACCTTCGATGACTGCAGCGTTGGAGTTGTTCTTAAAGGAAAACCACAAGAACAACAAAAAATAG
- the prfA gene encoding peptide chain release factor 1, with translation MDNNTILTRLEGLSQRFEEVSTLITDPSVIADMQRFVKLNKEYHELEQIVNAQKEYQQLLEHLQEAKTILETEGDPEMRDLAKEEIEQIQEKLPVLEEQIKLMLVPNDPQDAKNAIMEIRAGTGGDEASIFAGDLYRMYTKYCENKGWKIQVTNFNEGTAGGFKEIVMEISGEGVYGILKYESGVHRVQRVPATETQGRVHTSAATIAVLPEADEFDVDIKESDIRVDIFCASGHGGQSVNTTYSAIRLVHIPTGITVQCQDEKSQLKNKAKAMVELRSRIYNMEYQKYLDEIASKRKTMVSTGDRSAKIRTYNYPQSRVTDHRIDLTLYNLPNIMDGDLQPIIDKLIVAENAERIKEAQL, from the coding sequence ATGGACAATAATACAATTTTAACACGATTAGAAGGATTATCACAACGCTTTGAAGAAGTTTCCACATTAATCACAGATCCGAGTGTCATTGCAGACATGCAGCGATTCGTGAAACTCAACAAAGAATATCATGAATTGGAACAAATTGTAAATGCCCAGAAAGAATATCAACAACTTTTAGAACATTTGCAAGAGGCAAAAACCATCCTTGAAACGGAAGGCGACCCTGAAATGCGTGATCTGGCCAAAGAAGAAATCGAACAAATCCAGGAGAAATTGCCTGTTCTGGAAGAACAGATCAAACTTATGCTGGTACCCAATGATCCTCAGGATGCAAAAAATGCTATCATGGAGATTAGGGCAGGAACAGGCGGCGATGAAGCTTCGATTTTTGCAGGCGACCTATACAGAATGTACACTAAATACTGTGAAAACAAAGGATGGAAAATTCAGGTTACCAATTTCAATGAAGGAACAGCCGGTGGATTTAAGGAAATTGTAATGGAAATTTCGGGTGAAGGAGTTTACGGCATTCTAAAATACGAATCTGGAGTCCATCGTGTCCAACGCGTACCAGCAACTGAAACACAAGGAAGAGTACATACTTCGGCAGCAACTATTGCTGTACTGCCGGAAGCAGATGAATTTGACGTTGATATCAAAGAATCAGACATTCGGGTAGATATTTTTTGTGCTTCGGGACACGGAGGACAATCTGTGAACACTACCTATTCCGCTATTCGTCTGGTACATATTCCTACAGGAATAACCGTGCAGTGCCAGGATGAAAAATCACAGTTAAAGAACAAGGCTAAAGCTATGGTGGAACTGCGAAGCCGAATTTATAACATGGAATATCAGAAATACCTGGACGAAATAGCATCCAAGCGTAAAACGATGGTTTCCACAGGAGATCGTTCGGCAAAAATCCGTACGTATAATTATCCCCAAAGCCGTGTCACCGACCACCGGATTGATCTTACGCTTTATAACTTACCGAACATCATGGATGGCGATTTACAGCCCATCATCGACAAATTAATTGTTGCAGAGAATGCAGAACGCATTAAAGAAGCCCAATTATAA